From Brassica oleracea var. oleracea cultivar TO1000 chromosome C3, BOL, whole genome shotgun sequence, a single genomic window includes:
- the LOC106334027 gene encoding protein IQ-DOMAIN 1-like, with product MVKKAKWLENVKKAFSPDVKKLKHQSVEESVISYPVLVARSRSSPPQFEVRVDEVNYEHKKKKNLSPPPSEEQENVLGDSTPESVPPPASPDRFAGEEAAAIFIQSTFRGHLARREALRMRRWARLKLLMEGLVVQRKAANTLRSMQTFTRMQSKIRSMRIRMAEESQARHKHLLQKHAKKIGGSKNGVNNQSKKQVEAGLLNKNEAATMRKERALAYASTHQQHLKSNLKHTYTMFMDPNNLTWGWSWLERWTADKESSEKEQSNTVKPAVKTSTNRSSHGEETTKSSNRKKLNSSTQPNTTSTSSSSSSTTRNPRKNKPTTPSIRPKTTDEITKSFDKNRRNIIARSSVSDDEGLVSSTARRHNMVPTKPADEIPKSSEKNRRQGIARSSVSDDEGLASSVARRRNMVPTNPARGNLKAQSSSAATKATKEESNDVLREKAPAAKKRVSPAPKPRRSSAPPKVENSVLKAVKTPCA from the exons ATGGTCAAGAAAGCGAAATGGCTGGAGAACGTAAAGAAGGCTTTTAGTCCAGATGTAAAG AAGTTGAAACATCAATCGGTTGAGGAGAGTGTCATTTCTTACCCTGTATTGGTTGCAAGATCCAGAAGCTCTCCTCCTCAGTTTGAGGTCAGAGTTGATGAGGTCAACTACGAACACAAGAAGAAGAAGAATCTATCTCCTCCTCCTTCAGAAGAACAAGAAAATGTTCTTGGAGATTCAACTCCTGAGTCTGTTCCTCCACCAGCTTCACCTGATAGGTTTGCAGGGGAAGAAGCAGCTGCCATCTTTATCCAGTCTACATTTAGGGGACATTTG GCAAGACGAGAAGCGCTGAGGATGAGGAGGTGGGCTAGGCTTAAGTTATTGATGGAAGGATTGGTTGTACAAAGGAAAGCTGCAAATACTCTTAGATCTATGCAGACTTTCACTCGTATGCAGTCAAAGATCCGGTCTATGAGAATCCGGATGGCAGAAGAGAGTCAGGCTCGCCATAAGCATCTCCTTCAGAAGCATGCTAAAAAGATAGGAGGCTCCAAG AATGGGGTCAACAATCAGTCCAAGAAACAAGTTGAAGCAGGTTTGCTGAATAAGAACGAGGCGGCCACAATGAGGAAGGAAAGGGCATTGGCTTATGCATCCACACATCAG CAACACTTGAAGAGCAACTTGAAACATACATATACTATGTTCATGGATCCTAATAACCTTACTTGGGGTTGGAGTTGGTTGGAAAGGTGGACGGCTGACAAGGAGAGCTCAGAGAAAGAACAAAGCAACACCGTTAAGCCAGCGGTTAAGACCTCGACTAACCGCAGCTCCCATGGAGAAGAAACCACAAAATCTTCAAACCGCAAAAAGCTCAACAGCTCGACTCAACCAAATACCACATCAACATCATCATCATCATCATCCACCACTAGAAACCCGAGAAAGAACAAGCCAACCACACCGTCTATAAGACCCAAGACCACTGATGAAATCACCAAGAGCTTTGACAAGAACCGTAGGAACATCATTGCAAGGTCATCGGTTAGTGATGACGAAGGGCTAGTTAGCTCAACGGCTAGACGTCACAACATGGTTCCCACAAAACCAGCCGATGAAATCCCCAAGAGTTCGGAGAAGAACCGTAGGCAGGGCATTGCAAGGTCATCGGTTAGTGACGACGAAGGGCTGGCTAGCTCAGTGGCTAGACGTCGCAACATGGTTCCCACAAACCCAGCACGTGGCAACCTCAAAGCACAGAGCTCATCTGCTGCGACCAAGGCAACCAAAGAGGAAAGTAATGATGTTTTACGGGAGAAAGCACCTGCAGCTAAGAAACGAGTTTCTCCTGCACCCAAACCAAGACGATCCTCAGCTCCGCCCAAGGTTGAAAACAGCGTTTTAAAGGCGGTGAAAACGCCGTGTGCTTAA
- the LOC106336011 gene encoding 40S ribosomal protein S23-2, producing MGKTRGMGAGRKLKRLRINQRWADKQYKKSHQGNEWKKPFAGSSHAKGIVLEKIGIEAKQPNSAIRKCARVQLIKNGKKIAAFVPNDGCLNYIEENDEVLIAGFGRKGHAVGDIPGVRFKVVKVSGVSLLALFKEKKEKPRS from the exons ATGGG TAAGACACGTGGTATGGGAGCTGGGCGCAAGCTGAAGAGGCTCCGTATTAACCAGAGGTGGGCTGACAAGCAGTACAAGAAGAGTCACCAAGGAAACGAGTGGAAGAAGCCTTTCGCTGGTTCGTCCCACGCTAAAGGAATCGTCCTTGAGAAGAT TGGTATTGAGGCTAAGCAGCCTAACTCTGCCATCCGTAAATGTGCCAGAGTTCAGCTGATCAAGAACGGCAAAAAGATTGCTGCTTTCGTCCCTAACGATGGTTGCTTGAACTACATTGAAGAAAAC GATGAGGTGTTGATTGCTGGGTTTGGGCGTAAAGGACATGCCGTCGGAGATATTCCCGGAGTCAGGTTCAAGGTGGTGAAGGTGTCTGGTGTCTCACTCTTGGCTCTTTTCAAGGAGAAGAAGGAGAAGCCTAGGTCTTAG
- the LOC106336010 gene encoding uncharacterized protein LOC106336010: protein MSTEQERLPSVSSDASDDSKASRVEAKMSDLPAQELDGDEQKMTKESEKKEVSVNCKEANGEKDSGGIQTKLLVDKEGSDGSGTKAESLIDMDSVIALEPYESKNESPLDNNGNAPVRSKVKFLSDSDLVWAKVRSHPWWPGQVFDASASSDKAKKHFKKGSFLVTYFGDCSFAWNDATKIKPFRQHFSQLAKQSSLPDFVDAVGFALEEVSRRIEFGLACSCVGKEVFERVKTQKVINPGVREESSRVQGGDKVSSAVFFEPGSLVEYVKGLACYPRYDASDELMFVSQRARLLAFSRWKGFIELPEFETLLGSVESAPKMKVSAPEPKKSTKRRKTEDKDDCERDGVFEYEDTTVLKKKKKKKKEKTLAEFIAEIRLSKSNGKRSHGEKKRKVVDTKPTKSAKNMKTNLQKEDSGSPVSPTNDQKVTPKKAKTSFGIGASILRVANQMHCSTTPTGLVPCSKNNGSGEPSPSEMLSSRHSASATKASSGKPNHISKDKLQSGELEHVVKETASTNIVEDSVVLESRDLKDDEQMVNEEDRKEAENIVGETTVVDSSNLTEQLVNKN from the coding sequence ATGTCGACGGAACAAGAACGTCTTCCCTCGGTGTCCTCCGACGCTTCTGATGACTCTAAGGCGTCGAGGGTTGAGGCCAAAATGTCTGATCTCCCAGCTCAGGAGCTGGATGGAGACGAGCAAAAAATGACTAAGGAAAGTGAGAAGAAGGAAGTCTCAGTTAATTGCAAAGAGGCGAATGGTGAAAAAGATTCTGGTGGGATACAAACGAAGCTTCTGGTTGACAAGGAGGGTTCTGATGGCTCAGGAACAAAAGCTGAGAGCTTGATTGATATGGACTCTGTCATTGCTTTAGAGCCATATGAGAGCAAGAACGAGAGTCCTTTGGACAATAATGGCAATGCCCCTGTAAGGTCGAAAGTGAAGTTCCTCTCTGACTCAGATTTGGTTTGGGCCAAAGTAAGGAGCCATCCCTGGTGGCCTGGACAAGTGTTCGACGCCTCTGCTTCCTCAGACAAGGCCAAGAAGCACTTCAAGAAAGGAAGCTTTTTGGTGACGTACTTCGGAGACTGCTCCTTCGCTTGGAACGACGCGACAAAGATAAAGCCTTTCCGACAGCATTTCTCACAATTGGCGAAGCAGAGCAGCCTTCCTGATTTTGTAGATGCGGTTGGGTTTGCTTTGGAAGAGGTGTCGAGAAGGATAGAGTTCGGTTTGGCTTGTTCTTGTGTAGGGAAGGAAGTCTTTGAGAGGGTCAAGACTCAGAAGGTAATCAACCCTGGAGTCAGAGAAGAGTCAAGTAGGGTACAAGGTGGAGACAAGGTCTCAAGTGCTGTCTTCTTTGAACCTGGAAGCCTTGTGGAGTATGTGAAGGGCTTAGCATGTTATCCAAGGTATGATGCTTCTGATGAGCTGATGTTTGTGAGTCAGAGAGCTAGGCTACTCGCTTTTAGTCGCTGGAAAGGCTTTATTGAACTTCCTGAGTTTGAGACTCTTCTAGGATCAGTGGAGTCTGCACCCAAGATGAAAGTGTCAGCTCCTGAACCGAAAAAGAGTACTAAAAGGAGAAAGACAGAAGACAAAGATGACTGTGAACGTGATGGAGTCTTTGAGTATGAGGACACTACTGTTCTGAAGAAGAAGAAGAAGAAGAAGAAGGAGAAGACTTTGGCGGAGTTCATTGCTGAGATACGCTTAAGCAAGAGTAATGGGAAGAGATCACATGGTGAAAAGAAACGCAAGGTTGTGGATACGAAACCGACAAAGTCTGCTAAAAATATGAAGACCAACCTGCAGAAAGAAGATTCAGGATCTCCAGTGTCTCCCACGAATGATCAGAAGGTTACACCTAAGAAAGCTAAAACAAGTTTTGGAATTGGGGCGAGCATATTGAGAGTAGCAAACCAGATGCATTGTTCAACAACACCTACTGGACTCGTACCCTGCAGCAAGAACAATGGCAGTGGAGAGCCTTCTCCTAGTGAAATGCTTTCAAGCCGCCACTCTGCTTCTGCTACCAAAGCCTCAAGTGGGAAACCCAATCACATCAGCAAAGACAAGCTGCAATCAGGAGAGCTTGAACATGTCGTAAAGGAGACAGCTAGTACTAACATTGTGGAAGACTCGGTGGTGTTGGAGTCGAGGGACTTGAAAGATGATGAACAGATGGTAAATGAGGAGGATAGGAAAGAAGCTGAGAACATTGTGGGTGAGACGACTGTTGTGGACAGCAGCAATCTAACTGAGCAGCTTGTCAACAAGAACTGA
- the LOC106330169 gene encoding pathogenesis-related protein 1 has product METSVNLSHPSSCLLLFFLLFSDHHSAAGTYIPGMSNAAARMFNRARKAKQAREFLNAHNTARESSGVPPLGWDKGLARFADKWAKQRKPDCSMQHSGGPYGKNIFWYRHRKTWWPERVVMKWYEERFSYDSKTNSCASGEMCGHYTQIVWRDTTAVGCARVKCDEGRGFLVVCEYNPRGNYEGESPFDIPKLSLKLHHLLHYCHFPPFPNVAVSTISIVTRKVPSVWIFKSVRASENRL; this is encoded by the exons ATGGAGACGTCTGTCAATCTGTCTCACCCATCATCATGTCTACTCTTATTCTTCCTTCTCTTCTCCGATCACCATTCCGCCGCCGGAACTTACATCCCCGGCATGTCAAATGCAGCTGCACGTATGTTCAACAGAGCGAGGAAAGCAAAACAAGCGAGGGAGTTTCTAAACGCTCACAACACAGCACGTGAATCTTCAGGCGTGCCACCTCTTGGATGGGACAAAGGCCTGGCCCGGTTCGCTGATAAATGGGCCAAACAACGTAAGCCTGATTGCAGTATGCAACATTCAGGTGGGCCTTACGGCAAGAATATTTTTTGGTACCGGCATAGGAAGACGTGGTGGCCGGAGAGAGTGGTGATGAAATGGTATGAAGAGAGGTTTAGCTACGACTCGAAAACAAACTCGTGCGCGTCGGGAGAGATGTGCGGTCATTACACGCAGATCGTGTGGCGAGACACGACAGCTGTTGGATGCGCACGTGTGAAATGTGATGAAGGTCGTGGGTTTCTTGTGGTGTGTGAGTATAATCCACGTGGGAATTACGAAGGTGAAAGCCCTTTCGAT ATCCCTAAGTTGTCTCTGAAACTCCATCATCTCCTCCATTACTGCCACTTCCCACCATTTCCAAACGTGGCAGTCTCCACCATTAGCATTGTCACACGTAAAGTACCTTCTGTATGGATTTTTAAAAGTGTAAGAGCATCCGAGAACAGATTATGA
- the LOC106333261 gene encoding ankyrin repeat-containing protein At3g12360 has protein sequence MGSRIQEEKEMEPDMEKGWATDPVSPAGSTVADLSSPTPTPRKTLVLSNSGKALMVSNSSKSLGLSNSGKRFDPTGKKKYVKQVTGRHNDTELHLAAQRGDLAAVKQILSDIDSQITGTISGSDFDDEVAQIMTSVVNEVNELGETPLFTAAEKGNIDVVKELLCYTTKESLMQKNLSGFDALHIACSQGHRAIVQLLLEHEPLLSKTVAQSNATPLVSAATRGHSEVVNELLAKDSSLLEISRSNGKNALHLAARQGHVDIVRTLLDKDPQLARRTDKKGQTSLHMAVKGISSEVVRLLLRADPAIVMLPDKFGNTVLHIATRKKRAEIVNELLQLPDTNVNALTRDHKTAYDIAEGLTHSEETQEIKEILSRCGALKANELNQPRDELRKTVTEIKKDVHTQLEQTRRTNKNVDGIAKELRKLHRAGINNATNSVTVVAVLFATVAFAAIFTVPGGDDDNGVAVMVHATSFKIFFIFNAIALFTSLAVVVVQITLVRGETKTERRVVEVINKLMWLASVCTSVAFISSSYIVVGRRNRYAAVVVTVIGTVTMTGILSIMTYYVVKSKRTRKVRKKEKKKKFGRTGTGSWHNANPSETESEVNPIYAI, from the exons ATGGGATCTAGAATCCAAGAAG AGAAGGAGATGGAACCAGATATGGAGAAGGGTTGGGCGACGGATCCGGTGAGTCCGGCAGGGAGTACTGTAGCGGACCTGTCGTCACCAACTCCAACCCCAAGGAAGACTCTGGTTCTGTCCAATTCAGGGAAGGCTCTTATGGTGTCTAATTCAAGCAAGTCCTTAGGACTTTCCAATTCGGGAAAACGGTTTGATCCAACGGGTAAAAAGAAGTATGTGAAACAAGTCACTGGCCGCCACAACGACACCGAGCTTCATCTAGCTGCTCAAAGAGGAGACTTGGCTGCTGTTAAGCAGATTCTTAGTGACATTGATTCTCAGATTACTGGTACCATTTCAGGATCTGATTTTGATGACGAG GTGGCACAAATAATGACATCAGTGGTAAACGAGGTGAATGAGTTAGGAGAGACACCACTTTTTACAGCAGCAGAGAAAGGCAATATTGATGTTGTGAAAGAGCTTTTGTGTTATACCACCAAAGAGTCTCTTATGCAGAAGAATCTTTCTGGATTCGACGCTTTACATATTGCTTGCAGTCAAGGCCATCGAG CTATTGTTCAGTTACTGCTAGAGCATGAACCTCTATTGAGTAAAACAGTAGCTCAATCAAACGCAACACCACTTGTTTCTGCTGCAACACGAGGGCATTCAGAAGTAGTTAATGAGTTGCTTGCTAAAGACTCAAGCTTGCTTGAGATATCAAGATCTAATGGGAAAAACGCGCTTCACCTAGCTGCACGTCAAGGTCATGTAGATATTGTAAGAACGTTGCTTGATAAAGATCCGCAGTTAGCAAGAAGAACAGACAAGAAAGGACAAACGTCTTTACATATGGCTGTGAAAGGAATTAGCTCAGAAGTCGTGAGATTACTCCTTCGAGCTGATCCGGCTATCGTCATGCTTCCTGACAAGTTTGGTAACACCGTGTTGCATATCGCTACACGAAAGAAAAGAGCAGAG ATTGTGAATGAACTGTTACAACTTCCTGATACAAACGTGAATGCGCTAACACGAGATCATAAGACCGCCTACGACATAGCTGAAGGACTCACTCATTCAGAGGAAACGCAAGAGATCAAAGAAATATTATCCCGTTGCGGTGCACTCAAAGCAAACGAACTGAACCAGCCAAGAGACGAGCTGCGAAAAACCGTGACCGAGATTAAAAAAGACGTCCACACGCAGCTAGAACAAACCCGAAGAACCAACAAAAACGTCGACGGGATCGCCAAGGAGCTAAGGAAACTCCACAGAGCTGGAATCAACAATGCTACAAACTCTGTAACCGTCGTGGCTGTCCTCTTCGCCACCGTGGCATTCGCAGCTATTTTCACGGTTCCGGGAGGCGATGACGACAACGGTGTGGCCGTGATGGTACACGCAACATCATTCAAGATATTCTTTATATTCAACGCGATTGCGCTCTTCACTTCGTTAGCAGTAGTTGTCGTGCAAATCACGTTAGTGAGAGGAGAGACTAAAACGGAGAGACGTGTGGTGGAAGTAATCAATAAACTGATGTGGCTTGCCTCTGTCTGCACCAGCGTGGCGTTCATTTCTTCCTCGTACATTGTGGTTGGTCGGAGAAATAGATACGCTGCGGTTGTGGTTACGGTTATAGGAACCGTGACGATGACAGGGATTTTGAGTATAATGACTTATTATGTTGTGAAGTCTAAGAGAACGAGGAAGGTGAGGAAGAAGGAGAAGAAGAAGAAGTTTGGCAGAACGGGGACAGGCTCATGGCATAATGCGAATCCATCCGAGACTGAATCGGAGGTTAATCCAATTTACGCTATCTGA
- the LOC106333145 gene encoding exocyst complex component EXO70B1 — translation MRTKTGFSFFSKITYPKKKPSPPIPKKGFDSSEIDLTIDNAAEIIEKWNTEYVSTTKFYSLFCESKREAKKFINGVKDLQKSMDSLIKEDPNSENLLRAQKLMQIAMKRLQSEFYQILSMNRAHLDPETVSTYGQSSASRLAGDSIVEVEEVSRNSMKELKSIAECMIAAGYAKECASTYKCFRKYIVDEGIHRLGVEKVSSSKVKKMPSEVVEMKMRSWIDAVNVSTKTLFNGEKTLCDEVFEGFSVSLRESCFRDISKEGALLLLGFPESVAVRDKKNPNPKKIFTLLDMYVTITENLPAIESIFSFQSVSAVRSQALNSLNRLSESILSHLVEFESEIRKDSSKTVVPGGGVHPMTTSSMDHLSRLAEYSGILVNIIVKGSSSSAKALLPKSYFNLSESDGWHHGSEVRVRFAWMVLVLLCKIDGKAEMYKDFSMQYLFLANNLQHVASRARSTSLKHLLGDEWIERHFEKVGQFARSYERLAWEPLASMCPKTEEMSPEEAKTQLEKFSECFESTCESQSMCVVPDQTLLEEMRSSIAEKLLPVYRDFYNAHSNAALLAGMGGGWNVRYTPEDVAKYLSSELFSGKGVLVEEKSCVFRTSFGLVTARNASRRKKRSLSCRRF, via the coding sequence ATGAGAACCAAGACCGGTTTCAGCTTCTTCTCTAAAATCACTTATCCCAAAAAGAAACCTTCTCCTCCAATACCTAAGAAAGGCTTCGACTCCTCAGAGATCGACCTTACCATCGACAACGCCGCAGAGATCATCGAGAAATGGAACACGGAGTACGTTTCCACAACTAAATTCTATTCTCTCTTTTGCGAGAGCAAGAGAGAAGCCAAGAAGTTCATAAACGGCGTCAAGGATTTGCAAAAGTCAATGGATTCGTTAATTAAAGAAGATCCAAACTCCGAGAACCTCCTCAGAGCTCAGAAGCTAATGCAGATCGCTATGAAACGTCTCCAGAGCGAGTTCTACCAGATTCTATCAATGAACCGTGCGCATCTTGATCCTGAAACCGTCTCTACCTACGGCCAGTCTAGTGCCTCTCGCCTCGCTGGTGACTCCATCGTCGAGGTTGAAGAGGTCTCCAGGAACTCTATGAAGGAGCTGAAGTCAATCGCTGAGTGCATGATCGCTGCAGGCTACGCGAAAGAGTGTGCGAGTACTTATAAATGCTTTCGAAAATATATAGTCGACGAAGGGATACACCGTCTCGGAGTCGAGAAAGTAAGCTCCTCCAAGGTGAAGAAGATGCCAAGCGAGGTTGTTGAGATGAAGATGAGGAGCTGGATCGACGCGGTGAACGTCTCCACGAAGACGCTCTTCAACGGGGAGAAGACTCTATGCGATGAAGTCTTTGAAGGCTTCTCTGTCTCTCTCAGAGAGTCTTGTTTTAGAGATATATCTAAAGAAGGAGCTTTGCTTCTGTTAGGGTTTCCTGAAAGTGTTGCCGTGAGAGACAAGAAAAATCCGAACCCTAAAAAGATTTTTACGTTGCTTGACATGTACGTCACTATTACTGAGAATTTACCGGCGATTGAGTCTATCTTCTCATTTCAGTCAGTGTCGGCGGTTCGATCTCAAGCTCTCAACTCGCTTAACCGGCTCAGCGAGTCCATTCTCTCGCACCTGGTGGAGTTTGAGTCTGAGATTAGGAAAGACTCCTCGAAGACGGTGGTTCCTGGAGGAGGTGTTCATCCGATGACTACCTCCTCCATGGACCACCTCTCTCGCCTAGCGGAGTACAGTGGCATTCTCGTGAATATTATCGTTAAAGGATCATCTTCTTCCGCTAAAGCATTGCTTCCAAAATCTTACTTTAACCTCTCTGAATCTGATGGATGGCATCACGGATCTGAGGTGAGAGTGCGATTCGCGTGGATGGTTCTTGTACTCCTCTGCAAGATCGACGGCAAAGCGGAGATGTACAAGGACTTCTCCATGCAGTACCTCTTCTTAGCCAACAACCTCCAGCACGTGGCGTCGCGCGCACGCTCCACGAGCCTTAAGCACCTCCTCGGCGACGAGTGGATCGAGAGGCATTTCGAGAAAGTCGGACAGTTCGCTAGAAGCTACGAAAGGCTCGCGTGGGAGCCACTCGCGTCGATGTGTCCGAAGACGGAGGAGATGTCTCCGGAGGAAGCGAAGACGCAACTCGAAAAGTTCAGTGAGTGTTTTGAGAGCACGTGCGAGTCGCAGAGCATGTGCGTCGTACCTGATCAGACACTGTTGGAGGAGATGAGAAGCTCGATCGCGGAGAAGTTGTTGCCGGTGTATCGTGATTTTTATAACGCTCATAGCAATGCAGCTTTGTTGGCGGGAATGGGAGGTGGGTGGAATGTCCGGTATACCCCTGAAGATGTGGCAAAGTACTTGTCGTCGGAGTTGTTTAGCGGGAAAGGTGTTTTGGTGGAGGAGAAGTCATGTGTGTTTCGGACATCTTTCGGTCTTGTTACAGCTCGTAACGCTTCTCGACGAAAGAAGCGATCTTTGTCATGCAGAAGATTTTGA
- the LOC106331644 gene encoding 60S ribosomal protein L35-1-like — protein sequence MARIKVHELRDKSKTDLQNQLQDLKAELALLRVAKVTGGAPNKLSKIKVVRKSIAQVLTVTSQKQKSALREAYKNKKFIPLDLRPKKTRAIRRRLTKHQLSLKTEREKKKEMYFPIRKYAIKV from the exons ATGG CGAGGATCAAGGTTCACGAACTGAGGGACAAGTCGAAGACCGATCTGCAGAATCAGCTTCAGGATCTGAAGGCTGAGCTCGCTCTCCTCCGTGTCGCTAAAGTCACCGGTGGTGCTCCCAACAAGCTCTCCAAAAT CAAGGTTGTCAGGAAATCGATAGCTCAGGTGTTGACGGTGACTTCACAGAAGCAGAAGTCTGCACTCAGAGAAGCATACAAGAACAAGAAGTTCATCCCTCTTGATCTCCGTCCCAAGAAGACTCGTGCTATCCGCAGACGCCTCACCAAACACCAG CTCTCTTTGAAGACAGAGCGCGAGAAGAAGAAGGAGATGTATTTCCCAATAAGGAAGTACGCTATCAAAGTTTAA
- the LOC106331743 gene encoding pectin acetylesterase 5-like, producing the protein MEIPRFSSLLRCRKWAKSDWLAASIGFVLTVFFLSFFYDPTVPSITSPTNLVKLKLSSTAKERGAFCLDGSLPGFHFDKGSGSGSKSWLIHLQGGGWCNTIASCSARAMTSFGSSNYFEDEVEFPGVLSNDPSQNPDFFNWNRVVIRYCDGASFSGHPEAEFKNGTGLFFRGQLIWEAIMDEILSMGMSDAKQGILTGCSAGGLATLIHCDYFRDHLPKDADVKCVSDGGFFLNALDVLGNPTMRSFYHDVVTLQGVDKSLDQNCVAIMEPSTCMFPQEFVNNIRTPVFLVNSAYDSWQIQNVLVPASADSDKSWAKCRLSIKECDAAQMNVLQGFRSSLMDAIGKFHQNKAGGMFIDSCFIHCQTVTPGTWHSPTSTRIENKTIAESVGDWYFNRKPVKLIDCPYPCNPSCHN; encoded by the exons ATGGAGATTCCCAGGTTCAGCTCTCTGCTACGTTGCAGAAAATGGGCTAAGAGCGATTGGCTTGCTGCTTCCATAGGATTCGTCTTGACCGTCTTCTTCCTCTCTTTCTTCTATGATCCCACTGTTCCCTCCATTACATCCCCAACTAATCTGGTCAAACTCAAGTTATCCAGTACAGCTAAAGAGAGAGGAGCAT TTTGCCTGGATGGAAGCTTGCCTGGGTTCCATTTTGACAAGGGTTCAGGTTCAGGGTCCAAAAGCTGGCTTATTCATCTTCAG GGAGGAGGCTGGTGCAACACAATAGCGTCATGTTCTGCTCGAGCAATGACTAGTTTTGGTTCTTCCAACTACTTTGAAGATGAAGTGGAGTTTCCAGGTGTTTTAAGCAATGACCCATCTCAAAATCCTG ACTTCTTTAACTGGAACAGAGTTGTAATACGGTACTGTGATGGTGCTTCTTTCTCTGGACACCCTGAAGCTGAATTCAAG AACGGAACAGGGCTTTTCTTCCGTGGCCAGCTCATCTGGGAGGCTATTATGGATGAGATTTTGTCGATGGGCATGTCAGATGCCAAACAG GGCATACTTACTGGATGTTCTGCTGGTGGCTTGGCAACTCTTATACATTGTGACTACTTTCGTGATCATCTCCCTAAAGATGCAGATGTCAAATGTGTTTCTGACGGAGGATTCTTTCTTAACGC GCTTGATGTCCTTGGAAACCCTACGATGAGATCTTTCTATCATGATGTTGTTACCTTGCAG GGCGTAGATAAGAGCTTGGATCAGAATTGTGTAGCCATAATGGAGCCATCCACG TGTATGTTTCCTCAAGAATTCGTTAATAACATACGAACACCAGTGTTTCTTGTCAACTCAGCTTATGATTCTTGGCAG ATTCAAAATGTCTTGGTACCAGCTTCTGCTGATTCAGATAAAAGTTGGGCAAAGTGCAGACTCAGTATTAAAGAATGTGATGCTGCACAGATGAATGTGCTACAGG GTTTTCGCAGCTCTCTGATGGATGCCATAGGGAAATTTCATCAGAACAAAGCTGGTGGGATGTTCATAGATTCATGCTTCATTCATTGCCAGACAGTTACGCCTGGGACATGGCACTCCCCAACCTCAACAAGAATCGAAAACAAG ACAATTGCCGAGTCTGTAGGTGACTGGTACTTCAACCGAAAACCGGTTAAGCTAATTGATTGTCCTTACCCTTGCAATCCCTCCTGTCACAACTGA